Proteins found in one Larimichthys crocea isolate SSNF chromosome I, L_crocea_2.0, whole genome shotgun sequence genomic segment:
- the asb12a gene encoding ankyrin repeat and SOCS box protein 12a, with the protein MILGQTVNMSLMDISKIFSLLQPKEEDEDNEQCQALNNAVSSDNVTLLTELLSQESFRRSINARSGWGVPVTPLRTAAALGHLRCLELLLEHGAEIDSLDVKAQTPLFTAVSGKHLDCVVALLKAGADPNGSQYNNCSPVLTAAREGDLDVLRELLRFGAEVDVRPKVPEWASNATTCRGPLYISAVYGHLDCFKLLLLHGANPNYNCTDEKMLARIKQPKTVLEVCLRYGCGVEYIQLLIDFGADVYLPTLIIDKTTKQNEALVLLLKERVCPKTLMSQTRLAIRRYLTLANNDAAIDSLDIPLILRNYLKHSTSELM; encoded by the exons ATGATTCTGGGCCAAACTGTCAACATGAGTTTGATGGACATTTCTAAGATCTTCTCCCTGCTGCAGCctaaggaggaggatgaggacaaCGAGCAGTGTCAGGCCTTGAACAATGCTGTAAGCAGTGACAACGTGACTCTGCTCACCGAGCTTCTGTCTCAGGAGAGTTTCAGGAGGTCTATCAATGCTCGAAGCGGGTGGGGGGTTCCAGTCACCCCCTTGCGCACTGCTGCCGCTCTAGGACACCTGAGGTGCTTggagttgttgttggagcatgGCGCAGAG ATTGACAGCCTGGATGTAAAAGCCCAGACACCCCTTTTCACCGCCGTCAGTGGAAAACATCTGGACTGCGTAGTTGCCCTGCTGAAGGCTGGAGCCGATCCTAATGGCAGTCAGTACAACAATTGCTCCCCGGTGCTGACTGCCGCACGAGAGGGCGATTTAGACGTACTCCGAGAACTGCTGAGGTTCGGAGCCGAAGTGGATGTCAGACCCAAAGTCCCCGAGTGGGCCTCCAATGCCACAACTTGCAGAGGGCCCCTGTACATCTCAGCTGTTTATGGACACTTGGACTGCTTTAaactgctcctcctccatggaGCCAACCCAAACTACAACTGCACAGATGAGAAGATGCTGGCCCGGATCAAGCAGCCAAAGACAGTTCTGGAAGTGTGTCTCCGTTATGGCTGTGGGGTGGAGTACATCCAACTTCTCATAGACTTTGGGGCAGATGTGTATCTTCCTACACTGATCATTGACAAGACCACGAAGCAGAATGAagctctggttctgctgctcaaagagagag TTTGTCCCAAAACACTGATGTCGCAGACTCGGCTAGCAATTCGAAGATACCTCACCCTTGCCAATAATGACGCGGCCATTGACAGTTTGGACATTCCTCTTATCCTGAGGAACTACCTGAAGCACAGCACCTCTGAACTCATGTGA
- the arhgef9a gene encoding rho guanine nucleotide exchange factor 9 isoform X6 — MTMMMLISGGSIVNAEAVWDHVTMADRELAFKAGDVIKVLDASNKDWWWGQIDEEEGWFPASFVRVEPHPPQPQTKQVFYINPIATPRFQNTTSKLWVNQEDGGAEPAEGTSEVQNGHLDPTNDCLCLGSPLQNRDQMRANVINEIMSTERHYIKHLKDICEGYLRQCRKRVDMFNDDQLKVIFGNIEDIYRFQMGFVRDLEKQYNTEDPHLSEIGPCFLEHQDGFWIYSEYCNNHLDACMELSKLMRDGRYQHFFEACRLLQQMIDIAIDGFLLTPVQKICKYPLQLAELLKYTAQEHSDYRYVAAALAVMRNVTQQINERKRRLENIDKIAQWQASVLDWEGDDILDRSSELIYTGELSWIYQPYGRSQQRVFFLFDHQLVLCKKDLIRRDILYYKGRIDMDRYEVRDAIDGRDDDFNVSVKNAFKLCNKDSEEIHIFLAKKPEEKIRWLRAFHEERKMVQEDEKIGFEISEYQKRQAAMTVRKVTKQKGVNRCTPPSYPPPQDPLSAGQYEVTEDMAQGEVFEFSQSKRGQAPFWQNFSRLAPFKK; from the exons TTGATAAGTGGAGGTTCAATCGTCAACGCTGAGGCGGTATGGGACCATGTGACCATGGCGGACCGGGAGTTGGCGTTTAAAGCCGGTGACGTCATCAAGGTGCTGGACGCCTCCAACAAGGACTGGTGGTGGGGCCAGATTGACGAGGAGGAAGGATGGTTCCCTGCCAGCTTTGTACGG GTGGAACCCCACCCTCCTCAGCCCCaaacaaaacaggttttctATATCAACCCCATAGCAACTCCAAGGTTCCAAAACACCACGTCAAAG CTGTGGGTGAAtcaggaggatggaggagcgGAGCCAGCCGAGGGGACCAGCGAGGTGCAGAACGGGCACCTGGACCCGACCAATGACTGCCTGTGTCTGGGCTCGCCCCTCCAGAACCGAGACCAGATGAGAGCCAACGTCATCAATGAGATCATGAGCACAGAGAGACACTATATTAAACACCTCAAGGACATCTGTGAG GGATACCTGCGCCAGTGCAGGAAGCGCGTGGACATGTTCAATGATGACCAGCTGAAGGTCATCTTTGGGAACATTGAGGACATCTACCGCTTCCAGATGGGCTTTGTTAGAGACTTGGAGAAACAGTACAACACAGAGGACCCCCACCTCTCTGAAATCGGACCATGCTTTTTAGAACAC CAAGATGGTTTTTGGATCTATTCAGAATACTGTAACAACCACTTGGATGCCTGTATGGAGCTGAGCAAATTGATGAGGGATGGCAGGTACCAGCACTTCTTCGAGGCCTGTCGTCTCCTCCAGCAAATGATTGACATTGCCATAGATGGCTTCTTGCTCACTCCTGTCCAGAAAATCTGCAAATATCCACTCCAGTTGGCTGAGCTTCTCAAATACACCGCTCAGGAGCACAG TGACTATCGATACGTGGCAGCAGCTCTGGCAGTAATGCGGAACGTCACTCAGCAGATCaacgagaggaagaggaggctggAAAACATCGACAAGATTGCCCAGTGGCAAGCCTCTGTTTTGGACTGGGAG ggGGATGATATCTTGGACAGGAGCTCAGAGCTCATCTACACTGGGGAGTTGTCATGGATCTATCAGCCGTATGGACGTAGCCAGCAGCgagtcttcttcctctttgatcACCAGCTGGTCCTCTGTAAGAAG GATCTGATACGCCGGGACATCCTGTATTATAAGGGCCGCATCGACATGGACCGTTATGAAGTGCGGGACGCCATAGACGGGCGTGACGACGACTTCAACGTCAGCGTGAAGAACGCCTTCAAATTGTGCAACAAAGACAGCGAGGAAATCCACATCTTCCTGGCCAAGAAGCCAGAGGAGAAGATCCGCTGGCTCAGGGCCTTCCacgaggagaggaagatggTGCAGGAGGATGAGAAAATCG gttttgagATCTCTGAGTACCAGAAGCGACAGGCGGCCATGACAGTGAGAAAGGTGACCAAACAGAAAG GTGTAAACAGGTGCACACCCCCCTCATACCCGCCCCCCCAGGACCCCCTCAGTGCGGGGCAGTATGAGGTAACGGAGGACATGGCACAAGGAGAGGTTTTTGAATTCAGTCAATCCAAAAGAGGCCAGGCTCCTTTCTGGCAGAATTTTAGTAGATTAGCTCCATTTAAGAAATAG
- the arhgef9a gene encoding rho guanine nucleotide exchange factor 9 isoform X4: MDLRLGPGSQRTALSHRRGEKGSARWSRAGTPGAPSRLRVEMNDLISGGSIVNAEAVWDHVTMADRELAFKAGDVIKVLDASNKDWWWGQIDEEEGWFPASFVRVEPHPPQPQTKQVFYINPIATPRFQNTTSKLWVNQEDGGAEPAEGTSEVQNGHLDPTNDCLCLGSPLQNRDQMRANVINEIMSTERHYIKHLKDICEGYLRQCRKRVDMFNDDQLKVIFGNIEDIYRFQMGFVRDLEKQYNTEDPHLSEIGPCFLEHQDGFWIYSEYCNNHLDACMELSKLMRDGRYQHFFEACRLLQQMIDIAIDGFLLTPVQKICKYPLQLAELLKYTAQEHSDYRYVAAALAVMRNVTQQINERKRRLENIDKIAQWQASVLDWEGDDILDRSSELIYTGELSWIYQPYGRSQQRVFFLFDHQLVLCKKDLIRRDILYYKGRIDMDRYEVRDAIDGRDDDFNVSVKNAFKLCNKDSEEIHIFLAKKPEEKIRWLRAFHEERKMVQEDEKIGFEISEYQKRQAAMTVRKVTKQKGVNRCTPPSYPPPQDPLSAGQYEVTEDMAQGEVFEFSQSKRGQAPFWQNFSRLAPFKK, from the exons TTGATAAGTGGAGGTTCAATCGTCAACGCTGAGGCGGTATGGGACCATGTGACCATGGCGGACCGGGAGTTGGCGTTTAAAGCCGGTGACGTCATCAAGGTGCTGGACGCCTCCAACAAGGACTGGTGGTGGGGCCAGATTGACGAGGAGGAAGGATGGTTCCCTGCCAGCTTTGTACGG GTGGAACCCCACCCTCCTCAGCCCCaaacaaaacaggttttctATATCAACCCCATAGCAACTCCAAGGTTCCAAAACACCACGTCAAAG CTGTGGGTGAAtcaggaggatggaggagcgGAGCCAGCCGAGGGGACCAGCGAGGTGCAGAACGGGCACCTGGACCCGACCAATGACTGCCTGTGTCTGGGCTCGCCCCTCCAGAACCGAGACCAGATGAGAGCCAACGTCATCAATGAGATCATGAGCACAGAGAGACACTATATTAAACACCTCAAGGACATCTGTGAG GGATACCTGCGCCAGTGCAGGAAGCGCGTGGACATGTTCAATGATGACCAGCTGAAGGTCATCTTTGGGAACATTGAGGACATCTACCGCTTCCAGATGGGCTTTGTTAGAGACTTGGAGAAACAGTACAACACAGAGGACCCCCACCTCTCTGAAATCGGACCATGCTTTTTAGAACAC CAAGATGGTTTTTGGATCTATTCAGAATACTGTAACAACCACTTGGATGCCTGTATGGAGCTGAGCAAATTGATGAGGGATGGCAGGTACCAGCACTTCTTCGAGGCCTGTCGTCTCCTCCAGCAAATGATTGACATTGCCATAGATGGCTTCTTGCTCACTCCTGTCCAGAAAATCTGCAAATATCCACTCCAGTTGGCTGAGCTTCTCAAATACACCGCTCAGGAGCACAG TGACTATCGATACGTGGCAGCAGCTCTGGCAGTAATGCGGAACGTCACTCAGCAGATCaacgagaggaagaggaggctggAAAACATCGACAAGATTGCCCAGTGGCAAGCCTCTGTTTTGGACTGGGAG ggGGATGATATCTTGGACAGGAGCTCAGAGCTCATCTACACTGGGGAGTTGTCATGGATCTATCAGCCGTATGGACGTAGCCAGCAGCgagtcttcttcctctttgatcACCAGCTGGTCCTCTGTAAGAAG GATCTGATACGCCGGGACATCCTGTATTATAAGGGCCGCATCGACATGGACCGTTATGAAGTGCGGGACGCCATAGACGGGCGTGACGACGACTTCAACGTCAGCGTGAAGAACGCCTTCAAATTGTGCAACAAAGACAGCGAGGAAATCCACATCTTCCTGGCCAAGAAGCCAGAGGAGAAGATCCGCTGGCTCAGGGCCTTCCacgaggagaggaagatggTGCAGGAGGATGAGAAAATCG gttttgagATCTCTGAGTACCAGAAGCGACAGGCGGCCATGACAGTGAGAAAGGTGACCAAACAGAAAG GTGTAAACAGGTGCACACCCCCCTCATACCCGCCCCCCCAGGACCCCCTCAGTGCGGGGCAGTATGAGGTAACGGAGGACATGGCACAAGGAGAGGTTTTTGAATTCAGTCAATCCAAAAGAGGCCAGGCTCCTTTCTGGCAGAATTTTAGTAGATTAGCTCCATTTAAGAAATAG
- the arhgef9a gene encoding rho guanine nucleotide exchange factor 9 isoform X7 → MTLLISGGSIVNAEAVWDHVTMADRELAFKAGDVIKVLDASNKDWWWGQIDEEEGWFPASFVRVEPHPPQPQTKQVFYINPIATPRFQNTTSKLWVNQEDGGAEPAEGTSEVQNGHLDPTNDCLCLGSPLQNRDQMRANVINEIMSTERHYIKHLKDICEGYLRQCRKRVDMFNDDQLKVIFGNIEDIYRFQMGFVRDLEKQYNTEDPHLSEIGPCFLEHQDGFWIYSEYCNNHLDACMELSKLMRDGRYQHFFEACRLLQQMIDIAIDGFLLTPVQKICKYPLQLAELLKYTAQEHSDYRYVAAALAVMRNVTQQINERKRRLENIDKIAQWQASVLDWEGDDILDRSSELIYTGELSWIYQPYGRSQQRVFFLFDHQLVLCKKDLIRRDILYYKGRIDMDRYEVRDAIDGRDDDFNVSVKNAFKLCNKDSEEIHIFLAKKPEEKIRWLRAFHEERKMVQEDEKIGFEISEYQKRQAAMTVRKVTKQKGVNRCTPPSYPPPQDPLSAGQYEVTEDMAQGEVFEFSQSKRGQAPFWQNFSRLAPFKK, encoded by the exons TTGATAAGTGGAGGTTCAATCGTCAACGCTGAGGCGGTATGGGACCATGTGACCATGGCGGACCGGGAGTTGGCGTTTAAAGCCGGTGACGTCATCAAGGTGCTGGACGCCTCCAACAAGGACTGGTGGTGGGGCCAGATTGACGAGGAGGAAGGATGGTTCCCTGCCAGCTTTGTACGG GTGGAACCCCACCCTCCTCAGCCCCaaacaaaacaggttttctATATCAACCCCATAGCAACTCCAAGGTTCCAAAACACCACGTCAAAG CTGTGGGTGAAtcaggaggatggaggagcgGAGCCAGCCGAGGGGACCAGCGAGGTGCAGAACGGGCACCTGGACCCGACCAATGACTGCCTGTGTCTGGGCTCGCCCCTCCAGAACCGAGACCAGATGAGAGCCAACGTCATCAATGAGATCATGAGCACAGAGAGACACTATATTAAACACCTCAAGGACATCTGTGAG GGATACCTGCGCCAGTGCAGGAAGCGCGTGGACATGTTCAATGATGACCAGCTGAAGGTCATCTTTGGGAACATTGAGGACATCTACCGCTTCCAGATGGGCTTTGTTAGAGACTTGGAGAAACAGTACAACACAGAGGACCCCCACCTCTCTGAAATCGGACCATGCTTTTTAGAACAC CAAGATGGTTTTTGGATCTATTCAGAATACTGTAACAACCACTTGGATGCCTGTATGGAGCTGAGCAAATTGATGAGGGATGGCAGGTACCAGCACTTCTTCGAGGCCTGTCGTCTCCTCCAGCAAATGATTGACATTGCCATAGATGGCTTCTTGCTCACTCCTGTCCAGAAAATCTGCAAATATCCACTCCAGTTGGCTGAGCTTCTCAAATACACCGCTCAGGAGCACAG TGACTATCGATACGTGGCAGCAGCTCTGGCAGTAATGCGGAACGTCACTCAGCAGATCaacgagaggaagaggaggctggAAAACATCGACAAGATTGCCCAGTGGCAAGCCTCTGTTTTGGACTGGGAG ggGGATGATATCTTGGACAGGAGCTCAGAGCTCATCTACACTGGGGAGTTGTCATGGATCTATCAGCCGTATGGACGTAGCCAGCAGCgagtcttcttcctctttgatcACCAGCTGGTCCTCTGTAAGAAG GATCTGATACGCCGGGACATCCTGTATTATAAGGGCCGCATCGACATGGACCGTTATGAAGTGCGGGACGCCATAGACGGGCGTGACGACGACTTCAACGTCAGCGTGAAGAACGCCTTCAAATTGTGCAACAAAGACAGCGAGGAAATCCACATCTTCCTGGCCAAGAAGCCAGAGGAGAAGATCCGCTGGCTCAGGGCCTTCCacgaggagaggaagatggTGCAGGAGGATGAGAAAATCG gttttgagATCTCTGAGTACCAGAAGCGACAGGCGGCCATGACAGTGAGAAAGGTGACCAAACAGAAAG GTGTAAACAGGTGCACACCCCCCTCATACCCGCCCCCCCAGGACCCCCTCAGTGCGGGGCAGTATGAGGTAACGGAGGACATGGCACAAGGAGAGGTTTTTGAATTCAGTCAATCCAAAAGAGGCCAGGCTCCTTTCTGGCAGAATTTTAGTAGATTAGCTCCATTTAAGAAATAG
- the arhgef9a gene encoding rho guanine nucleotide exchange factor 9 isoform X5, protein MYTLSEQLHATNMLISGGSIVNAEAVWDHVTMADRELAFKAGDVIKVLDASNKDWWWGQIDEEEGWFPASFVRVEPHPPQPQTKQVFYINPIATPRFQNTTSKLWVNQEDGGAEPAEGTSEVQNGHLDPTNDCLCLGSPLQNRDQMRANVINEIMSTERHYIKHLKDICEGYLRQCRKRVDMFNDDQLKVIFGNIEDIYRFQMGFVRDLEKQYNTEDPHLSEIGPCFLEHQDGFWIYSEYCNNHLDACMELSKLMRDGRYQHFFEACRLLQQMIDIAIDGFLLTPVQKICKYPLQLAELLKYTAQEHSDYRYVAAALAVMRNVTQQINERKRRLENIDKIAQWQASVLDWEGDDILDRSSELIYTGELSWIYQPYGRSQQRVFFLFDHQLVLCKKDLIRRDILYYKGRIDMDRYEVRDAIDGRDDDFNVSVKNAFKLCNKDSEEIHIFLAKKPEEKIRWLRAFHEERKMVQEDEKIGFEISEYQKRQAAMTVRKVTKQKGVNRCTPPSYPPPQDPLSAGQYEVTEDMAQGEVFEFSQSKRGQAPFWQNFSRLAPFKK, encoded by the exons ATGTATACACTCTCTGAACAGTTACATGCCACAAACATG TTGATAAGTGGAGGTTCAATCGTCAACGCTGAGGCGGTATGGGACCATGTGACCATGGCGGACCGGGAGTTGGCGTTTAAAGCCGGTGACGTCATCAAGGTGCTGGACGCCTCCAACAAGGACTGGTGGTGGGGCCAGATTGACGAGGAGGAAGGATGGTTCCCTGCCAGCTTTGTACGG GTGGAACCCCACCCTCCTCAGCCCCaaacaaaacaggttttctATATCAACCCCATAGCAACTCCAAGGTTCCAAAACACCACGTCAAAG CTGTGGGTGAAtcaggaggatggaggagcgGAGCCAGCCGAGGGGACCAGCGAGGTGCAGAACGGGCACCTGGACCCGACCAATGACTGCCTGTGTCTGGGCTCGCCCCTCCAGAACCGAGACCAGATGAGAGCCAACGTCATCAATGAGATCATGAGCACAGAGAGACACTATATTAAACACCTCAAGGACATCTGTGAG GGATACCTGCGCCAGTGCAGGAAGCGCGTGGACATGTTCAATGATGACCAGCTGAAGGTCATCTTTGGGAACATTGAGGACATCTACCGCTTCCAGATGGGCTTTGTTAGAGACTTGGAGAAACAGTACAACACAGAGGACCCCCACCTCTCTGAAATCGGACCATGCTTTTTAGAACAC CAAGATGGTTTTTGGATCTATTCAGAATACTGTAACAACCACTTGGATGCCTGTATGGAGCTGAGCAAATTGATGAGGGATGGCAGGTACCAGCACTTCTTCGAGGCCTGTCGTCTCCTCCAGCAAATGATTGACATTGCCATAGATGGCTTCTTGCTCACTCCTGTCCAGAAAATCTGCAAATATCCACTCCAGTTGGCTGAGCTTCTCAAATACACCGCTCAGGAGCACAG TGACTATCGATACGTGGCAGCAGCTCTGGCAGTAATGCGGAACGTCACTCAGCAGATCaacgagaggaagaggaggctggAAAACATCGACAAGATTGCCCAGTGGCAAGCCTCTGTTTTGGACTGGGAG ggGGATGATATCTTGGACAGGAGCTCAGAGCTCATCTACACTGGGGAGTTGTCATGGATCTATCAGCCGTATGGACGTAGCCAGCAGCgagtcttcttcctctttgatcACCAGCTGGTCCTCTGTAAGAAG GATCTGATACGCCGGGACATCCTGTATTATAAGGGCCGCATCGACATGGACCGTTATGAAGTGCGGGACGCCATAGACGGGCGTGACGACGACTTCAACGTCAGCGTGAAGAACGCCTTCAAATTGTGCAACAAAGACAGCGAGGAAATCCACATCTTCCTGGCCAAGAAGCCAGAGGAGAAGATCCGCTGGCTCAGGGCCTTCCacgaggagaggaagatggTGCAGGAGGATGAGAAAATCG gttttgagATCTCTGAGTACCAGAAGCGACAGGCGGCCATGACAGTGAGAAAGGTGACCAAACAGAAAG GTGTAAACAGGTGCACACCCCCCTCATACCCGCCCCCCCAGGACCCCCTCAGTGCGGGGCAGTATGAGGTAACGGAGGACATGGCACAAGGAGAGGTTTTTGAATTCAGTCAATCCAAAAGAGGCCAGGCTCCTTTCTGGCAGAATTTTAGTAGATTAGCTCCATTTAAGAAATAG